Genomic DNA from Paracoccus sp. MBLB3053:
AACAGATCAAGGCCCAGCTTGGCCGGATCATTCCGGTTCACGAAGTTCACGACCTGACCGTCGAAGGCCCCAGCGTCGAACGCGAACTGGGTCTGTTCAAGGTCTCGGGCAAGGGCGACAAGCGCGTCGAGGCCCTGCGCATCGCCGAGATCTTCCGGGCGAACGTCGTGGATTCGACGCTGGAAAGCTTTGTGTTCGAGATGACCGGCACGCCAGAAAAGCTGGACGCATTCGCCGATCTGATGCGCCCTCTGGGTCTGTCGGACCTTGCGCGCACCGGTGTCGCAGCGCTCGCGCGCGGCGCCTGAA
This window encodes:
- the ilvN gene encoding acetolactate synthase small subunit, with the protein product MSALKIEKGASSHSAYDLRDPNAQVIESHTLAVLVDNEAGVLARVIGLFSGRGFNIDSLTVAEVDHLGHRSRITIVTRGTPAVIEQIKAQLGRIIPVHEVHDLTVEGPSVERELGLFKVSGKGDKRVEALRIAEIFRANVVDSTLESFVFEMTGTPEKLDAFADLMRPLGLSDLARTGVAALARGA